In a genomic window of Palaemon carinicauda isolate YSFRI2023 unplaced genomic scaffold, ASM3689809v2 scaffold1993, whole genome shotgun sequence:
- the LOC137635923 gene encoding uncharacterized protein, with protein MAYARLKATEKRLKRLGATQCTKYQEQIQDMLDRGVAEKLLKSELDYKGPIFYLPHHAVYKTDSSSTPVRIVFDAAASYQGISLNDLLAKGPDVINNLLGILLRFREGKIGVVGDIKKMYNTVKLSEEDMHTHRFLWRNFELERDPSHYKLKTVTFGDKPSGSIAMMALRKTAEINNCFPLASKMIVEDSYVDDIISSVNSKDCALERIKEVEEVLRLGGFQIKYWVLSGEDKDNNARVLNTEQEKVLGLSWKPKLDTFSYRVKLNFSKKKL; from the coding sequence ATGGCTTATGCTAGATTGAAGGCTACCGAAAAGAGACTGAAAAGGCTGGGAGCAACACAATGCACAAAATATCAAGAACAAATTCAAGACATGTTGGATCGAGGGGTAGCGGAAAAATTATTGAAGTCAGAGCTAGATTATAAGGGTCCAATCTTCTACTTACCCCACCATGCAGTTTATAAAACAGATTCCTCATCAACCCCAGTGAGAATAGTATTTGATGCTGCAGCATCATATCAAGGAATATCTCTGAATGACCTACTTGCAAAGGGACCTGATGTAATTAATAACCTATTGGGAATACTATTACGATTCAGGGAAGGAAAGATAGGCGTGGTTGGTGATATTAAAAAGATGTACAATACTGTAAAACTTTCAGAAGAGGATATGCATACTCACAGGTTTTTATGGAGAAACTTTGAGTTAGAAAGAGATCCTAGTCATTATAAATTGAAGACTGTTACATTTGGGGATAAACCCTCAGGATCTATTGCAATGATGGCACTTCGTAAAACTGCAGAAATTAATAATTGTTTTCCGCTAGCATCCAAGATGATAGTAGAGGACTCTTATGTTGATGACATCATCAGTAGTGTTAACTCGAAGGATTGTGCATTGGAAAGGAttaaagaagtagaagaagtatTAAGATTGGGAGGATTTCAGATTAAATACTGGGTTTTATCGGGAGAGGATAAGGATAATAATGCTAGGGTTTTAAATACTGAACAGGAAAAGGTTTTGGGTTTAAGTTGGAAACCTAAACTGGATACTTTCTCATATAGGGTCAAactcaatttctcaaaaaaaaaactgtga
- the LOC137635924 gene encoding uncharacterized protein has translation MKQISIPRLELCAAVLASRLRATVEINMRYKFSKVIHITDSEIVRAQIQKESHQFNSFVGIRVAEIQSKTEPIEWFWVSSKENNADLTTRKCNPRELDTESVWQKGPEFLYQDSSEWPVKQSIVSDLPDVFFARVALNEGEINSSSQ, from the coding sequence ATGAAACAAATCAGTATACCACGATTAGAACTGTGTGCTGCTGTTTTAGCATCGAGATTGAGGGCAACCGTTGAAATCAATATGAGATACAAATTCTCTAAGGTAATCCACATCACTGACAGTGAGATAGTAAGAGCACAGATCCAGAAGGAATCCCACCAGTTTAATTCCTTTGTTGGAATTAGGGTTGCAGAAATTCAGTCCAAAACTGAACCCATAGAATGGTTTTGGGTATCTTCCAAGGAAAACAACGCTGATTTGACTACTAGGAAATGTAACCCCAGAGAATTAGATACAGAATCTGTTTGGCAAAAGGGTCCAGAATTCCTGTATCAAGATTCCTCGGAATGGCCTGTAAAACAGAGTATAGTATCGGATCTTCCTGATGTTTTTTTCGCAAGAGTGGCCTtaaatgaaggagaaattaattcaaGTAGCCAG